A single Macaca mulatta isolate MMU2019108-1 chromosome 11, T2T-MMU8v2.0, whole genome shotgun sequence DNA region contains:
- the ZNF664 gene encoding zinc finger protein 664 isoform X1, whose translation MIYKCPMCREFFSERADLFMHQKIHTAEKPHKCDKCDKGFFHISELHIHWRDHTGEKVYKCDDCGKDFSTTTKLNRHKKIHTVEKPYKCYECGKAFNWSSHLQIHMRVHTGEKPYVCSECGRGFSNSSNLCMHQRVHTGEKPFKCEECGKAFRHTSSLCMHQRVHTGEKPYKCYECGKAFSQSSSLCIHQRVHTGEKPYRCCGCGKAFSQSSSLCIHQRVHTGEKPFKCDECGKAFSQSTSLCIHQRVHTKERNHLKISVI comes from the coding sequence ATGATCTACAAGTGCCCCATGTGTAGGGAATTCTTCTCTGAGAGAGCAGATCTTTTTATGCATCAGAAAATTCACACAGCTGAGAAGCCCCATAAATGTGACAAGTGTGATAAGGGTTTCTTTCATATATCAGAACTTCATATTCATTGGAGAGACCATACAGGAGAGAAGGTCTATAAATGTGATGATTGTGGTAAGGATTTTAGCACTACAACAAAACTTAATAGACATAAGAAAATCCACACAGTGGAGAAGCCCTATAAATGTTATGAGTGTGGCAAAGCCTTCAATTGGAGTTCCCATCTTCAAATTCATATGAGAGTTCATACAGGTGAGAAACCTTATGTCTGTAGTGAGTGTGGAAGGGGCTTTAGTAATAGTTCAAACCTTTGCATGCATCAGAGAGTCCACACCGGAGAGAAGCCCTTTAAATGTGAAGAGTGTGGGAAGGCCTTCAGGCACACCTCCAGCCTCTGCATGCATCAAAGAgtccacacaggagagaaaccctataaatgttATGAGTGTGGGAAGGCCTTCAGTCAGAGTTCGAGCCTCTGCATCCACCAGAGAgtccacactggagagaaaccctatagATGTTGTGGATGTGGGAAGGCCTTCAGTCAGAGTTCGAGCCTGTGCATCCACCAGAGAgttcacacaggagagaaaccttTTAAATGTGATGAGTGTGGAAAGGCCTTCAGTCAGAGTACGAGCCTCTGCATCCACCAGAGAGTCCACACAAAGGAGAGAAACCATCTCAAAATATcagttatataa